CGCCGGCCTGCTAGGCCTCGAACTGCAGCGCCGCCAGGCGCGCGTACAGCCCGCCGCGCGCCACCAGCTCGGCATGCGAGCCCTGCTCGACGATGCGGCCCTGGTCCATCACGACGATGCGATCGGCACGCTGGATGGTGGCCAGGCGGTGCGCGATCACCAGCGTGCTGCGGTCGCGCATGGCGGCCTCCAGCGCCGCCTGCACCACGCGCTCGCTCTCGGCGTCGAGCGCGCTGGTGGCCTCGTCCAGCAGCAGCAGCGGCGGGTTCTTGAGGATGGCACGCGCGATGCTGATGCGCTGGCGCTGCCCGCCCGAGAGCCGCACGCCGCGCTCGCCCAGAAAGGTCTGGTAGCCCTCGGGCAGCTTCATGATGAAGTCGTGCGCGAAGGCGGCCTTGGCCGCGGCCATCACCTCGGCATCGCTGGCCTCGGGCCGACCGTAGCGGATGTTCTCCAGCGCGTTGTTGGAGAAGATCACGCTGTCCTGCGGCACCAGGCCGATGCGCTGGCGCAGTTCCTTCAGCGCCAGCTGCGGCAGGGCCTGGCCATCCAGGCGGATCTCGCCGGCCTGGGCGTCGTAGAAGCGCAGCAGCAGCTGGAACACCGTGCTCTTGCCGGCGCCGCTGGGGCCCACCAGGGCCACCGTCTCGCCGGCTTTCAGCTCCAGATCGAAATCCGCCAGCGCCGCGTGGTCGGGGCGCGAGGGGTAGTGGAACTGCACGCCGCGCAGGCTCAGGCTGGAGCCCCCCTGGGCGGCGGCCAGGGCTTGGGGCCGGGCCGGGTCCAGCACCGGCGAGCGGCTGGAGAGCAGCTCCATCAGGCGCTCGGTGGCGCCGGCGGCGCGCAGCACATCGCCCCAGACCTCGGCCAGCACCGCCACGCTGCCCACCAGCAGGGTCACGTAGACGACGGTCTGGCCCAAATGCCCCGGCGTGATGCGGCCGGCCAGCACCGCCTGCGTGCCCTGGTAGAGGCCCCACAGCAGGGCGCCGAAGGTGGCGCTGATGATGAAGGCCACCATGCCCGAGCGCACCTTGGTGCGTTTGCGCGCGGTGTCGAAGGCGGCCTCGCTGGCGGCGCTGAAGCGGCCGGCCTCGGCGCCCTCCTGGGTGTAGCTCTGCACCACGGTGACGGCATTCAGCACCTCGGCGGCGATCGCGCTGGTGTCGGCCACGCGGTCCTGGCTGGCGCGTGAGAGGCGCCGCACGCGCCGGCCGAAATACAGCGCCGGCAGCACCACCAGCACCAGGATGCCCAGCACCTGGGTCATCACATAGGGGTTGGTGACCACCAGCATGATGAGGGCGCCCGCGCCCATCACGATATTGCGCAGCCCCATCGAGAGGCTGGAGCCCACCACCGTCTGCACCACCGTGGTGTCGGTGGTGAGGCGGCTCAGCACCTCGCCGGTCTGGGTGGTCTCGAAGAACTCGGGGCTCTGCTTCAGCACATGGGCATAGACGGCATTGCGCAGGTCGGCGGTGACGCGCTCACCCAGCCAGGTCACCATGTAGAAGCGCGAGGCCGAGAACACCCCCAGCGCCACGCCCACGCCGAACAGCGCCAGGAAATGCTCGCGCAGCGCCATCACGCGCGCGCCCGGGTCGGCGGCCACGATGCCCTGGTCGATCAGCACCTTCAGCGCCAGCGGCAGGGCCAGCGTGCTGAGCGCGGCCAGCAGCAGGAACAACACCGCCAGCGCGATGCGGGCGCGGTAGGGGCGCAGAAAGGGCAGCAGGCCCGAGAGCGCCTTGGGGCTGCCCTTGGGGCGTTCCTGCGGCTTGCTGGCGGCGAGTGGCGGGGCGGTGGTGGCAGTGGCGGTCGAGCTCATCGGCGCAGTGTAGGGGCCTGCCCGTGACGCTCGCTGCCGCGACAACCCCAGCTTGCGCAGGGATATATGCTTGGGCAATAATTGCCTAGGCAATCAATCAAGCCATGAGCAAATCCAGCAGCAAACCCGTCAACTTCTACAGCGCCGACACCTACCGGGTGGACGAAAGCCTGGGCTGGCTGGTCAAGCACCTGATGCAGTCCATCGTCTACCAGGCCGACCGGCGGCTGGACCCGCATGACCTGACCCATGCGCAATGGGGCCCGCTGCTGCGCCTGCGCTTCATGGGCCCCAGCTCCAGCGCGGCGCTCGGCCGCGAGCTCGACATGGACGCCGGCGCACTGACGCGCCTGCTGGACCGGCTCGAAGCCAAGCGCCTGATCCAACGCGAGCGCTCCAGCGAGGACAGGCGCGTCGTCATCGTCTCGCTGAGCGAGGAGGGCGCAAGGCTCACCGCCAAGGTGCCGGCCATCCTGTCCGAGGTTTTCAACGCCCATCTGGTCGGCTTCAGCCACGAGGAATGGCGCACCCTGATCCAACTGCTGCAACGCGCGGTCGCCACCGGCGACGCCCTGCGTGCGGCCTCCAAGGAAGAGAAAGAGGCATGAAGAGCCCATACAAGACGCTGCGGCTGGCGCCGCTGCTGGCCAGCCTGGTGCTGGCCGCCTGCGCCCCGATTCCCAAGCTGCCCACGCCCGCCGCGGCGCTGCAGGGCGAACAGCTGGGCCTGGCGCCCCAGGAGCAGGCCAGCCTGAGCAGCGCATGGTGGCAGGGCTATGGCGATGCCCGGCTGAATGCCCTGGTGGAGAAGGCCCTGGCCGACGCCCCCAGCCTGGCGCTGGCGCGTGCGCGCATCGCGCGCGCCAGCGCCGGCATCGAGGCCGCCGAGGCGGCCGACAAACCCGCCACCGGCCTGGGGCTGGACATGCAGCGCCAGCTCTATACCGAGACCGGGCTCTATCCGCCACCGATCGCCGGCAGTGTGCGCAACACCGCCACCCTGCAGGCCGGCATCAGCTATGACTGGGACTTCTTTGGCCGCCACCAGGCCGCCCTGCAGGCCGCGCTGGGCCAGCGCCGTGCCGCCCAGGCCGATGCCGCCGCGGCGCGCCTGACGCTGGCCGCCCAGGTGACGCGCAGCTACCTGGCGCTGGCCCGCGTGCTGGCACAGCGCCAGCTGCTGGCCGAACAGCAGGCCCTGCGCGCCGCCAGCCTGCAGCTGGTGCGCGAGCGCGCCGCCGCCGGCCTGGACACCCAGCTGGAGCTGCGCGGCGCCGAGGCGCCGGTGGCCGAGTTGCAGCGCCAGGGTCTGGCGCTGGACGAGCAGGCCCAGGCCTTGCGCCACCAGCTGGCGGCGCTGACGGTGCAGCCGGCCCAGGCACTCGCCGAGTTGCGCCCGGCACTACCGACGGCCCAGGCCTGGGCGCAGGAGCCCGGCATCGACCTGCTGGGTCGCCGGCCCGATCTGCAGGCGGCGCGCTGGCGGGTGGAAGCCGCCACGCAGGACGTGACGGTGGCGCGCAGCCAGTTCTATCCCAATGTGACGCTGACGGCCTTTGCCGGCTTCAGCGCCATCGGCTTCGACCGGCTGCTGGAATCGCGCAGCCTCCAGGCCGGCTTCGGCCCCTCGCTGCGCCTGCCGATCTTCGACACCGGCCGCCTGCGCGCGCAGCTGAAGGGCTCGGCCGCCGAGCAGGACGCCGCGGTGGCGGCCTACAACGCCGCGCTGCTGGAAGCGGTGCGCGACGCCAGCGACCAGCTCAACAGCCTGAAATCCCTGCAGGCCCAGGCGCAGACCCAGGCCACGCTGGTGGCGAATGCCGAGCAGCAATTGCAGCTGGCCGAGCAGCGCCAGCAGGCCGGCCTGGGCAATCGCCTGCCGGTGCTGGCGGCGCGCCAGAGCCTGCTGGCGCAGCAGCGCCAGGCCCTGGACCTGCGCGGCCTGGGCTTGGACGCCCAAGTCAATCTGATGCGCGCCCTGGGCGGCGGCACCACCGAATCAAACTGAGAACCGACCATGAGCAACAACGACAACAGCACCCCTAGCAACGGCAAGCGCAAGCGCGGCCTGACCCTGGTCGCCAGCGCCGTGCTGCTGGGCTTCGCCGGCTACAGCGTCTACCAATGGCTGGTGGCGAGCCGCTACGAGAAGACCGACAACGCCTATGTGCAGGCCAATGTGGTGCAGATCACGCCCCTGGTGGGCGGCACCGTGCGCGCCGTCCATGTGGACGACACCGATTTCGTCAAGGCCGGCCAGCCGCTGGTGAGCCTGGACCCGGCCGATGCCAGCGTGGCGCTGGAGCAGGCCCAGGCCGCGCTGGCGCAGACGGTGCGCGAGGTGCGCACCCTGTACGCCAACAACAGCACCCTGCAGGCGCAGCTGCAGGGCCGCGAGTCCGAGGTGGCGCGCGCGCAGAGCGAGCTGGCCCGCCTGCAGGCCGATGTGCAGCGCCGCGCGCCCCTGCTGGCCAGCGGTGCGATCGGCAAGGAAGAGCTGGAGCATGCGCAGGCCCAGGTGACGTCGGCGCGCAGCGCGCTGGCCACCGCCCAGGCCGGGCTGCAGAGCGCGCGCGAGCAGCTCGCTTCCAACCAGAGCCTCACCGAAGGCACCAGCGTGGCGGAGCATCCCAATGTGCAGCGCGCCGCGGCGCGCCTGCGCGAGACCTACCTGGCCTTCAAGCGCAGCGAGCTGCCGTCGCCGGTGAGCGGCTGGGTGGCCCGGCGCAGCGTGCAGCTGGGCCAGCGCGTGGCCGCCGGCGCACCGCTGATGGCGGTGGTGGGCCTGCAGGAGGCCTGGGTCGACGCCAACTTCAAGGAAGGCCAGCTGGCGCGCCTGCGCATCGGCCAGCCCGTCACCCTGGTGGCCGACCAGTACGGCGACAAGGTCGAGTTCCACGGCACCGTGGCCGGCCTGGGTGCCGGCACCGGCGCGGCCTTTGCGCTGCTGCCGGCGCAGAACGCCACCGGCAACTGGATCAAGGTGGTGCAGCGCGTGCCGGTGCGCATCGCGCTGGACGCCAAGGAGCTGGCCGAGCACCCGCTGCGCGTGGGCCTGTCGATGAATGTGGCGGTGGACGTGCGCGATCAGGCCGGCAAGTCGGTAGCCGACGTGCCGCGCAGCGCGCCGCTGGCCGCCACCAAGGTGTTTGACGCGCAGGACCAGGCCGCCGAAGCCGAGGTGGCGCGCATCATCAAGGCCAATCTGGGCCACGCCGCCGCCAAGTCCGGCAAGCCCGCCAAGGCCTGAGCATGAGCAGCAGCTCCCCCGCCGCGGCCGCGCCCGCGCCCCTGCATGGCTCGGCCCTGGTGCTGGGCACGCTGGCGCTCTCGCTGGCGACCTTCATGAATGTGCTGGACTCGTCCATCGCCAATGTCTCGCTGCCGGCGATCTCGGGCGATCTGGGCGTGAGCCCGGTGCAGGGCACCTGGGTCATCACCAGCTTCGGCGTGGCCAATGCGATCTCGGTGCCGTTGACCGGCTGGCTGACGCAACGCTTCGGCGCGGTGCGGCTCTTCACCATGAGCGTGCTGCTCTTCGTGGTGGCCTCCTGGCTGTGCGGCTTCGCCCATTCGCTGGAGATGCTGGTGGCCTGCCGCGTGCTGCAGGGCCTGGTGGCCGGCCCGATGATTCCGCTCTCGCAGACCCTGCTGCTGGCCAGCTATCCGCGCGAGAAGGCCGGCACGGCGCTGGCGCTGTGGGGGGTGACGACCCTGGTGGCGCCGGTGGTGGGGCCGCTCTTGGGCGGCTGGATCACCGACAACGTCTCGTGGCCCTGGATCTTCTACATCAATGTGCCGGTGGGCCTGCTGGCTGCGGGCCTGACCTGGAGCATCTACCGCGAGCGCGAGACCGCGGTGAAGAAGCTGCCCATCGATGGCGTGGGCCTGGCCCTGCTGGTGATCTGGGTGGGTGCGCTGCAGATCATGCTGGACAAGGGCAAGGAGCTGGACTGGTTCGCCAGCGGCGAGATCCAGATCCTGGCGCTGACGGCGGTGGTGGGCTTCGCCTTCTTCCTGGTCTGGGAGCTCACCGATGAGCATCCGGTGGTGGACCTGCGCCTGTTCGCGCGCCGCAACTTCCTGTTCGGCGCCGCCACGCTCTCGGTGGCTTACGGCCTGTTCTTCGGCAATGTGGTGCTGCTGCCGCTATGGCTGCAGCAATGGATGGCCTACACCGCCACCGACGCGGGCATGGCGCTGGCGCCGGTGGGCCTGCTGGCCATCCTGCTCTCGCCGGTGGTGGGCCGCCATGTGGGGGTGCGCGACCCGCGCTGGATGGCCACCTTCGCCTTCGTGATGTTCGCGGTGGTGCTGAGCATGCGCGC
This portion of the Paucibacter sediminis genome encodes:
- a CDS encoding ABC transporter transmembrane domain-containing protein, with the translated sequence MSSTATATTAPPLAASKPQERPKGSPKALSGLLPFLRPYRARIALAVLFLLLAALSTLALPLALKVLIDQGIVAADPGARVMALREHFLALFGVGVALGVFSASRFYMVTWLGERVTADLRNAVYAHVLKQSPEFFETTQTGEVLSRLTTDTTVVQTVVGSSLSMGLRNIVMGAGALIMLVVTNPYVMTQVLGILVLVVLPALYFGRRVRRLSRASQDRVADTSAIAAEVLNAVTVVQSYTQEGAEAGRFSAASEAAFDTARKRTKVRSGMVAFIISATFGALLWGLYQGTQAVLAGRITPGHLGQTVVYVTLLVGSVAVLAEVWGDVLRAAGATERLMELLSSRSPVLDPARPQALAAAQGGSSLSLRGVQFHYPSRPDHAALADFDLELKAGETVALVGPSGAGKSTVFQLLLRFYDAQAGEIRLDGQALPQLALKELRQRIGLVPQDSVIFSNNALENIRYGRPEASDAEVMAAAKAAFAHDFIMKLPEGYQTFLGERGVRLSGGQRQRISIARAILKNPPLLLLDEATSALDAESERVVQAALEAAMRDRSTLVIAHRLATIQRADRIVVMDQGRIVEQGSHAELVARGGLYARLAALQFEA
- a CDS encoding efflux RND transporter periplasmic adaptor subunit, whose protein sequence is MSNNDNSTPSNGKRKRGLTLVASAVLLGFAGYSVYQWLVASRYEKTDNAYVQANVVQITPLVGGTVRAVHVDDTDFVKAGQPLVSLDPADASVALEQAQAALAQTVREVRTLYANNSTLQAQLQGRESEVARAQSELARLQADVQRRAPLLASGAIGKEELEHAQAQVTSARSALATAQAGLQSAREQLASNQSLTEGTSVAEHPNVQRAAARLRETYLAFKRSELPSPVSGWVARRSVQLGQRVAAGAPLMAVVGLQEAWVDANFKEGQLARLRIGQPVTLVADQYGDKVEFHGTVAGLGAGTGAAFALLPAQNATGNWIKVVQRVPVRIALDAKELAEHPLRVGLSMNVAVDVRDQAGKSVADVPRSAPLAATKVFDAQDQAAEAEVARIIKANLGHAAAKSGKPAKA
- a CDS encoding MarR family winged helix-turn-helix transcriptional regulator: MSKSSSKPVNFYSADTYRVDESLGWLVKHLMQSIVYQADRRLDPHDLTHAQWGPLLRLRFMGPSSSAALGRELDMDAGALTRLLDRLEAKRLIQRERSSEDRRVVIVSLSEEGARLTAKVPAILSEVFNAHLVGFSHEEWRTLIQLLQRAVATGDALRAASKEEKEA
- a CDS encoding efflux transporter outer membrane subunit, whose protein sequence is MKSPYKTLRLAPLLASLVLAACAPIPKLPTPAAALQGEQLGLAPQEQASLSSAWWQGYGDARLNALVEKALADAPSLALARARIARASAGIEAAEAADKPATGLGLDMQRQLYTETGLYPPPIAGSVRNTATLQAGISYDWDFFGRHQAALQAALGQRRAAQADAAAARLTLAAQVTRSYLALARVLAQRQLLAEQQALRAASLQLVRERAAAGLDTQLELRGAEAPVAELQRQGLALDEQAQALRHQLAALTVQPAQALAELRPALPTAQAWAQEPGIDLLGRRPDLQAARWRVEAATQDVTVARSQFYPNVTLTAFAGFSAIGFDRLLESRSLQAGFGPSLRLPIFDTGRLRAQLKGSAAEQDAAVAAYNAALLEAVRDASDQLNSLKSLQAQAQTQATLVANAEQQLQLAEQRQQAGLGNRLPVLAARQSLLAQQRQALDLRGLGLDAQVNLMRALGGGTTESN
- a CDS encoding DHA2 family efflux MFS transporter permease subunit; this encodes MSSSSPAAAAPAPLHGSALVLGTLALSLATFMNVLDSSIANVSLPAISGDLGVSPVQGTWVITSFGVANAISVPLTGWLTQRFGAVRLFTMSVLLFVVASWLCGFAHSLEMLVACRVLQGLVAGPMIPLSQTLLLASYPREKAGTALALWGVTTLVAPVVGPLLGGWITDNVSWPWIFYINVPVGLLAAGLTWSIYRERETAVKKLPIDGVGLALLVIWVGALQIMLDKGKELDWFASGEIQILALTAVVGFAFFLVWELTDEHPVVDLRLFARRNFLFGAATLSVAYGLFFGNVVLLPLWLQQWMAYTATDAGMALAPVGLLAILLSPVVGRHVGVRDPRWMATFAFVMFAVVLSMRANFTTQTDFATIMIPTVLQGAALAFFFIPLTTLTLAGITPDRIAAAAGLSNFVRITAGAMGTSISTTLWENRAALHHHHLAERLAQGDLVAGESISRLQALGMAPQQALAYINRLIDQQAFTRAADDIFLASAFIFLLLIGGVWLTKRPPRLGAAGPVDAGGAH